The Chloroflexota bacterium genomic sequence TCAGCGATCTCCACAAACGTGCTAGCCGAGTGTCATTGCCAAGCGGGCTGATGACCTTTATACTCAGTTTATCCCCGTCTAGCCTTTGGGAGGATCGCTGATATGGTGTTCTTTGGGATCGTCTTGCTGATCGCGGCTGTTATCTGCTTCTTTTTCGCCCGCAGTCAATCCAATAAATTGGCCGATCTGAATGCTACCGACACGTATACAACCCAAATGTTGCATGATTTGCATAAAAAAGTTGTAGCAACGCTCGGGGCCGAGGCGCTGGCCGAACCCTGCGAAATAGAAGGCCAAGTGAGCTGCGATAATCCATTGGTCGCCCCGATTTCAGGTCAAACCTGTATTGCCTACCGTTTTTCGTTAACTCGCGAATATAGCGAAGTTGTGCATGACACCGATAACGAAGGTCGCAAACGTACCCGTACCCAAACTGGCAGCGAAACGATTAAATCTGAGGAAGAGTGCGCCTATTTTTGGATCAACGATAATCTTGGCAAGGTCTGGGTTGACCCAACTGATGCAGAGATTGAGTATGAAGCGGGCCAAAATATTCTGCTGCCTTCGCCGGATAAAGCCTCGATTCTGCATTTTGGCGATTTTGAATTTGCCGCGCCAGCCTCAAACAATGGTGCTCGCCGCACCACTGGCTATCGTGCTCAA encodes the following:
- a CDS encoding E3 ubiquitin ligase family protein; translation: MVFFGIVLLIAAVICFFFARSQSNKLADLNATDTYTTQMLHDLHKKVVATLGAEALAEPCEIEGQVSCDNPLVAPISGQTCIAYRFSLTREYSEVVHDTDNEGRKRTRTQTGSETIKSEEECAYFWINDNLGKVWVDPTDAEIEYEAGQNILLPSPDKASILHFGDFEFAAPASNNGARRTTGYRAQEELFTDDGRAYILGCVTDDEGEPTIAYHEKKLDRMMVSRKTERELANSAAGWSRNLYYGAAGSAVAGIIFTIWGLL